One window of the Methanomassiliicoccaceae archaeon DOK genome contains the following:
- the gatB gene encoding Asp-tRNA(Asn)/Glu-tRNA(Gln) amidotransferase subunit GatB codes for MKIGLEIHVQLPTKTKMFCSCPATDAPGPNTHVCPTCLGMPGSRPVLNRKVLEYGIMLAKLLGCKVADTTWFSRKTYFYPDMSKSVQITQYDNPIGEGGVYYLNGKKPIRITRIHVEEDPGKTKRVGDLSSLVDYNRSGIPLAEIVTEPDISTPAEAREFLGQLIQDIRCVIDIPGDGERSIRCDCNISVGKERVEVKNVTGLKNVERALTFEVVRQTKILKAGGKIDRETRRFDEERGVTISVRKKEFEADYGYIDEPDLGVYHIREMAESIKIRESPQKMTVRLSQQYGIDQKMAKQLVNTSVTLAELFEEVAAKHGTQNAVKWVAGPVSSNWKSLETSGADVHDVIGIVDRFTAGEITDTECGIEIKCLMTGEDLESVKGASGDLDKIVNDYLDQNPGIIEDYRKNDKAANKAIGFVMKNSGGSYSSAEVVEAVKRLIESRL; via the coding sequence ATGAAGATAGGTCTGGAGATACACGTTCAGCTGCCGACCAAGACGAAGATGTTCTGCTCCTGCCCGGCCACGGACGCCCCGGGGCCGAACACCCACGTGTGCCCCACATGCCTCGGTATGCCCGGGTCCAGGCCCGTCCTGAACAGGAAGGTGCTCGAGTACGGGATCATGCTCGCCAAGCTCCTCGGATGCAAGGTCGCCGACACGACCTGGTTCTCCAGGAAGACGTACTTCTACCCGGACATGTCGAAGAGCGTGCAGATCACGCAGTACGACAACCCCATCGGGGAGGGTGGCGTCTACTACCTCAACGGCAAGAAACCGATCAGGATCACGAGGATCCACGTGGAGGAGGACCCTGGGAAGACCAAGAGGGTCGGGGACCTGTCCTCCCTCGTGGACTACAACCGCTCGGGCATCCCCCTGGCGGAGATCGTCACTGAGCCGGACATATCCACCCCCGCCGAGGCCAGGGAGTTCCTCGGACAGCTGATCCAGGACATCAGGTGCGTCATCGACATCCCTGGCGACGGGGAGAGGAGCATCCGCTGCGACTGCAACATCTCCGTCGGCAAGGAGAGGGTCGAGGTCAAGAACGTCACCGGGCTGAAGAACGTCGAGAGGGCCCTGACCTTCGAGGTCGTCCGCCAGACGAAGATCCTCAAGGCCGGCGGGAAGATCGACAGGGAGACCAGGCGCTTCGACGAGGAGCGCGGGGTCACCATCAGCGTCAGGAAGAAGGAGTTCGAAGCCGACTACGGCTACATCGACGAGCCCGACCTCGGGGTCTACCACATCAGGGAGATGGCCGAGTCCATCAAAATCAGGGAGAGCCCTCAGAAGATGACGGTCAGGCTGTCCCAGCAGTACGGCATCGACCAGAAGATGGCCAAGCAGCTCGTCAACACGTCCGTGACCCTGGCGGAGCTGTTCGAGGAGGTCGCCGCGAAGCACGGGACCCAGAACGCCGTGAAGTGGGTTGCCGGACCCGTCAGCTCCAACTGGAAGTCCCTGGAGACCAGCGGCGCCGACGTCCACGACGTCATCGGCATCGTGGACAGGTTCACCGCGGGCGAGATCACCGACACCGAGTGCGGAATCGAGATCAAGTGCCTGATGACGGGCGAGGACCTCGAGTCCGTCAAGGGCGCGTCGGGAGACCTGGACAAGATCGTCAACGACTACCTGGACCAGAACCCCGGCATCATCGAGGACTACAGGAAGAACGACAAGGCGGCCAACAAGGCCATCGGGTTCGTCATGAAGAACTCGGGCGGGAGCTACTCCTCCGCCGAAGTCGTCGAGGCCGTAAAGAGGCTCATCGAGTCCAGGCTCTGA
- a CDS encoding ATP-binding cassette domain-containing protein, with amino-acid sequence MVELDIEDVCFSYPSRDILKDIEFKAEQGEILGIIGQNGCGKTTLLKCINSTLSPKKGIVTVDGKAVESMTKKEIARSMGFVMQTTSTTFPFTVYETVMMGRYSRKDALDSEKEEDTRIVYQALKDTGTLKFADRDIDELSGGERRRVMIARALVQEPDILLLDEPTLHLDINHQFDLMDLITKLSREKSMLVVIVTHDLVLAARYCDRVIAIEHGEIAAMGRTRDVLTTDNMRRIFDIEAEVNEDPRVGLNVTILGKSKTDPEDCRYRTAS; translated from the coding sequence ATGGTTGAGCTGGACATAGAGGATGTGTGCTTCTCTTACCCTTCCAGGGACATCCTTAAGGACATCGAGTTCAAGGCAGAGCAGGGCGAGATCCTCGGGATCATAGGACAGAACGGCTGCGGGAAGACCACGCTGCTGAAATGCATAAACTCTACCCTCTCGCCGAAGAAGGGGATCGTGACCGTCGACGGCAAGGCCGTGGAGTCGATGACGAAGAAGGAGATAGCCCGCAGCATGGGGTTCGTCATGCAGACGACCAGCACCACGTTCCCGTTCACAGTCTACGAGACCGTCATGATGGGGCGCTACTCCCGCAAGGACGCCCTCGACTCCGAGAAGGAGGAGGACACGCGGATAGTGTACCAGGCGCTGAAGGACACCGGGACCCTGAAGTTCGCCGACCGCGACATAGACGAGCTCAGCGGGGGCGAGAGGCGCAGGGTGATGATAGCCAGGGCGCTGGTCCAGGAGCCCGACATCCTGCTGCTGGACGAACCCACGCTCCACCTCGACATCAACCACCAGTTCGACCTGATGGACCTCATCACCAAGCTCTCCAGGGAGAAGAGCATGCTCGTCGTGATCGTCACCCACGACCTCGTCCTGGCGGCGAGATACTGCGACAGGGTGATAGCGATAGAGCACGGCGAGATCGCCGCCATGGGCAGGACGAGGGACGTCCTGACCACGGACAACATGCGCAGGATATTCGACATCGAGGCGGAGGTCAACGAGGATCCGCGTGTGGGCCTGAACGTCACGATCCTGGGGAAATCCAAGACCGATCCCGAGGACTGCCGATATCGCACCGCGTCCTGA
- the amt gene encoding ammonium transporter, with translation MKMIAWVASALVALLAITMFVIPEVSAATEDSTTDVVSSVFIFLCTMLVFIMSPAIALFYGGMLRKQSMTSIIAQCIGVMAVSGVVWWAVGYSLALTGDGPLVGGLDALFGSGLSLTGEDGGIPSYEYMLFQGTFALLTACIVFGATAERVRYSAILVFMALWSLAVYAPMAHMVWGGGLIHSLAEVGLPNVDFAGGTVVHICSGVSGLAAAIAIGGRSGRISKGRSHNVPLMFIGCAALWVGWFGFNCGSAGSFNDIAVLAGVNTFVASCVSTVVWIVVQYLHVGRVSVTGLCAGVLAGLVGITPGCGYVEPWAAVPIGAVAAVVCYFGIIFMRGRSGIDDALDVMGVHGFGGIWGAISVGIFATASYAGYGGLIEGSVNLFAGQVVSVVITMVYCFVVSFVIMKAIDYVLRNAGSRKGAALTESEQMIGADTIEHGEPSYLM, from the coding sequence TTGAAGATGATTGCATGGGTCGCCTCGGCTCTTGTCGCACTTCTGGCCATCACGATGTTCGTGATCCCGGAGGTGTCCGCGGCGACCGAGGATTCCACGACGGATGTGGTCTCGTCCGTCTTCATCTTCCTCTGCACGATGCTGGTGTTCATCATGTCCCCGGCGATCGCACTGTTCTACGGTGGCATGCTGAGGAAGCAGAGCATGACGTCCATCATTGCCCAGTGCATCGGTGTCATGGCCGTGTCAGGGGTCGTGTGGTGGGCCGTCGGATACTCCCTGGCACTCACAGGCGACGGGCCCCTCGTCGGAGGGCTCGACGCTCTGTTCGGATCCGGACTCTCCCTCACAGGGGAGGACGGTGGCATCCCGTCCTACGAGTACATGCTCTTCCAGGGGACCTTCGCCCTGCTGACAGCCTGCATAGTCTTCGGTGCCACGGCCGAGAGGGTCAGGTACTCCGCGATCCTGGTGTTCATGGCGCTGTGGTCCCTGGCGGTGTACGCCCCGATGGCGCACATGGTCTGGGGAGGAGGTCTCATACACTCCCTGGCCGAGGTCGGTCTCCCCAACGTCGATTTCGCCGGAGGGACGGTCGTCCACATCTGCTCCGGAGTCAGCGGCTTAGCCGCGGCGATTGCGATAGGCGGCAGGAGCGGGAGGATCTCCAAGGGCAGGTCCCACAACGTCCCCCTGATGTTCATCGGCTGCGCGGCCCTGTGGGTCGGATGGTTCGGGTTCAACTGCGGTTCCGCAGGGTCGTTCAACGACATCGCGGTCCTGGCAGGCGTCAACACGTTCGTTGCCTCTTGCGTCTCGACCGTCGTGTGGATCGTGGTCCAGTACCTCCACGTAGGACGTGTCAGCGTGACAGGTCTGTGCGCCGGCGTTCTGGCAGGACTGGTCGGGATCACGCCCGGATGCGGATACGTGGAACCCTGGGCGGCAGTCCCAATCGGCGCGGTCGCGGCCGTCGTGTGCTACTTCGGAATCATATTCATGCGTGGTCGCAGCGGCATCGATGATGCGCTCGACGTCATGGGCGTCCATGGCTTTGGAGGCATATGGGGTGCGATCTCGGTGGGGATATTCGCCACTGCATCCTACGCGGGCTACGGCGGACTCATCGAGGGTTCCGTGAACCTGTTCGCCGGGCAGGTGGTCTCGGTCGTCATCACAATGGTGTACTGCTTCGTCGTGTCCTTCGTCATAATGAAGGCCATCGACTATGTTCTGAGGAACGCGGGAAGCAGGAAGGGTGCGGCGCTCACCGAGAGCGAGCAGATGATCGGTGCCGACACGATCGAGCACGGGGAGCCGTCCTACCTGATGTGA
- a CDS encoding P-II family nitrogen regulator translates to MKMVMAVIRPERLQCVKDALRDIGINGMTISHVTGRGEQMGLTFTTRVGEFVVDEIEKVKIESVVDDGDVERVIETIRRSAETGNPGDGRIFVIPVERSIRIRTGDD, encoded by the coding sequence ATGAAGATGGTAATGGCAGTGATAAGGCCCGAGCGCCTCCAGTGCGTGAAGGACGCGCTGAGGGACATCGGGATCAACGGCATGACGATATCCCACGTCACCGGACGCGGGGAGCAGATGGGCCTCACCTTCACGACCAGGGTCGGAGAGTTCGTCGTCGACGAGATCGAGAAGGTGAAGATCGAGTCGGTCGTGGATGACGGGGATGTGGAAAGGGTCATCGAGACGATCCGCAGGTCCGCCGAGACAGGGAATCCGGGTGACGGCAGGATATTCGTCATCCCGGTGGAGAGGTCGATAAGGATCAGGACGGGCGACGACTGA
- a CDS encoding iron chelate uptake ABC transporter family permease subunit, whose amino-acid sequence MSEITDYDGIQEFRRRSRRRAAVAIGATALFFVAAFLLCMCLGNYTMSPSEVFNGIFGIGDAGSVQIARDVRLPRVICAVLVGAALSVAGLTMQSLFKNPMASPTVLGISHGASFGASMAISFGIGAGVFGTYSTSVMAFVFCFVTMALVYAIARTRYGISTVTLLLSGVAVGAFFNGLVSLIQYVADEDTLQEIVFWTMGSFNKCNWDSVPVALIPILIGIVMTVLINRELNMISAGEEQAANMGVNVRNVRIIAIVATSLCVAGSVAVSGTIGFVGLIIPHVFRMLVGPNHKLLIPLCIFGGAAFLMIMDTVAKAGFEMSFPVGVLTSLLGAPFFIYILKTRKKEVWE is encoded by the coding sequence ATGAGCGAGATCACGGACTACGACGGGATCCAGGAGTTCAGGAGGAGGTCACGGCGCAGGGCGGCGGTGGCCATAGGAGCCACTGCGCTGTTCTTCGTCGCCGCCTTCCTGCTGTGCATGTGCCTCGGGAACTACACCATGTCCCCCAGCGAGGTCTTCAACGGGATCTTCGGCATCGGGGACGCAGGCTCGGTCCAGATAGCCCGCGACGTCCGTCTCCCCAGGGTCATATGCGCCGTGCTTGTAGGCGCCGCGCTCTCCGTGGCCGGCCTGACCATGCAGAGCCTTTTCAAGAACCCCATGGCCTCGCCGACGGTTCTGGGAATCTCCCACGGAGCGTCCTTCGGCGCCTCCATGGCCATCTCGTTCGGTATAGGTGCGGGCGTCTTCGGGACGTACAGCACGTCCGTGATGGCCTTCGTGTTCTGCTTCGTCACGATGGCTCTCGTCTACGCGATCGCCCGCACGAGGTACGGCATCTCGACCGTGACCCTGCTGCTGTCGGGGGTGGCGGTGGGAGCGTTCTTCAACGGGCTCGTCTCACTGATCCAGTACGTCGCGGACGAGGACACCCTGCAGGAGATTGTCTTCTGGACCATGGGCAGCTTCAACAAGTGCAACTGGGACTCCGTGCCCGTGGCGCTCATACCGATACTCATCGGGATCGTCATGACCGTCCTCATCAACAGGGAGCTCAACATGATCTCGGCCGGCGAGGAGCAGGCCGCCAACATGGGAGTGAACGTGCGCAACGTCCGCATCATCGCCATTGTGGCCACCTCCCTGTGCGTGGCCGGATCGGTCGCGGTGTCCGGGACCATAGGGTTCGTGGGTCTGATCATACCCCATGTGTTCAGGATGCTGGTCGGACCCAACCACAAGCTCCTGATCCCTCTCTGCATCTTCGGCGGTGCGGCGTTCCTGATGATTATGGACACCGTGGCCAAGGCCGGGTTCGAGATGTCGTTCCCGGTGGGCGTGCTCACCTCGCTCCTGGGCGCGCCCTTCTTCATATACATACTAAAAACACGCAAGAAGGAGGTGTGGGAGTAA
- a CDS encoding aldehyde dehydrogenase family protein encodes MSDYPDLQTTDEGREYEKMIDQVLGGEKRDFPSYYGGMKVASGTDFIVSSPIDDSITYGRFQEPEEGIMAEAVEAAKKAFETWSEVPVSERAAYFEKYLTLLKARRLYYAAMVTVSSGMVREDAVSEVDSLIAAVEGILADAASHKGKPLGVWAVISAHNSPMASPVAYAVAAMVAGNTVVMNPSKHCPLPVYSFYESMERYGLPDGVLNLVVDRKDESTEALANDMRVVGIAASGSGDRLEDLMFLQVDDELRFINDIKGMNPAIVYRPADMKAAARSIVDSAFAYSGQRLYSCSKVIVTMDEQKRLVEAVSEIMKDLRVGDPVDDVTFTGPIISKDAAKRFVSLYQENLPFVISKAPVAMGVSDLYVSPIVVSGLDDENDLSYMDSGLPILNIKVVDSLDAAFEEIQNTECGLSAGMFAKDPKIIARFKEEVDVPLRYVNCSSRSLGAANGAVLSSFCR; translated from the coding sequence ATGTCAGACTACCCAGATTTGCAGACCACCGATGAGGGCAGGGAGTACGAGAAGATGATCGACCAGGTCCTCGGCGGAGAGAAGAGGGACTTCCCCAGCTACTACGGTGGGATGAAGGTCGCATCCGGAACGGATTTCATCGTCTCCAGCCCGATAGACGACTCCATCACGTACGGCAGGTTCCAGGAGCCCGAGGAGGGCATCATGGCCGAGGCCGTCGAGGCGGCGAAGAAGGCCTTCGAGACATGGTCGGAGGTCCCGGTGTCGGAGCGCGCGGCGTACTTCGAGAAGTACCTGACGCTGCTGAAGGCCAGGAGGCTGTATTACGCCGCCATGGTCACCGTGAGCTCGGGCATGGTCCGCGAGGACGCTGTCTCCGAGGTCGACTCGCTCATCGCAGCAGTGGAGGGGATTCTGGCGGACGCGGCTTCCCACAAGGGCAAGCCGCTGGGTGTCTGGGCGGTCATCTCCGCCCACAACTCTCCCATGGCATCCCCCGTCGCGTACGCTGTGGCGGCCATGGTCGCGGGAAACACCGTCGTCATGAACCCGTCCAAGCACTGCCCTCTGCCGGTCTACTCGTTCTACGAGTCCATGGAGAGGTACGGTCTGCCTGACGGCGTCCTGAACCTGGTCGTCGACAGGAAGGACGAGTCCACGGAGGCCCTGGCGAACGACATGCGCGTCGTGGGCATCGCGGCGAGCGGATCCGGGGACAGGCTCGAGGACCTCATGTTCCTCCAGGTGGACGACGAGCTGAGGTTCATCAACGACATCAAGGGCATGAACCCCGCCATAGTCTACAGGCCGGCCGACATGAAGGCCGCGGCGAGGTCAATCGTCGATTCCGCGTTCGCGTACAGCGGTCAGCGTCTGTACTCCTGCTCCAAGGTCATAGTCACCATGGATGAGCAGAAGCGTCTCGTCGAGGCGGTCTCCGAGATCATGAAGGATCTGCGCGTGGGTGACCCCGTGGACGATGTGACCTTCACCGGACCGATCATAAGCAAGGACGCGGCAAAGCGCTTCGTCTCGCTCTATCAGGAGAACCTTCCGTTCGTCATCTCCAAGGCCCCTGTCGCCATGGGCGTGTCCGACCTCTACGTGTCCCCCATCGTCGTGTCCGGTCTGGACGACGAGAACGACCTCAGCTACATGGACTCGGGCCTCCCCATCCTGAACATCAAGGTCGTGGATTCCCTGGACGCCGCGTTTGAGGAGATCCAGAACACCGAATGCGGTCTGTCGGCAGGCATGTTCGCGAAGGATCCGAAGATCATCGCCCGCTTCAAGGAGGAGGTCGACGTCCCCCTGAGGTACGTCAACTGCAGCAGCCGCTCCCTCGGAGCCGCCAACGGCGCGGTGCTCTCCTCGTTCTGCAGGTGA
- a CDS encoding antibiotic biosynthesis monooxygenase, translating to MKVVINVHYRGDGDSARRFVEDMVSEGVLERVRAEGGCLGYEYFASMEDPGHVLLVEHWEDESALDAHSRSDNMAAISSLKNRYALSAEVERFLV from the coding sequence ATGAAAGTGGTAATCAACGTACACTACAGAGGGGACGGTGACAGTGCGCGTCGTTTCGTAGAGGACATGGTATCCGAAGGTGTCCTGGAGAGGGTACGTGCAGAGGGAGGCTGCCTGGGATACGAGTATTTCGCATCCATGGAAGACCCGGGACATGTGCTGCTCGTAGAGCATTGGGAGGACGAATCCGCTCTGGACGCCCACTCCCGTTCGGACAACATGGCGGCGATTTCGTCGCTCAAAAACAGGTATGCGCTCTCGGCGGAGGTGGAGAGGTTCCTGGTGTGA
- the gatA gene encoding Asp-tRNA(Asn)/Glu-tRNA(Gln) amidotransferase subunit GatA yields MSMRSVLESLESVNSKYGMFHDRTHETDPGDAKFLFSAKDNLTSKDMETCAGSRILEGYRPAFDATAIARMREAGGMLIGKTNMDEFGFGTFSTNSGFEIPRNPYDLERACGGSSGGSACAAAVFEDHVSLGVSTGGSICCPASFCGVYGIAPTYGRVSRYGLIDYGNSLDKIGVLSAKAGDLRKYIGVIAGRDEKDPTSCVQPELVNAGRKMKSVAVPKEGIEGLSKDVESAFNKALDELRRMGIDVETVDMPSLRYAMPAYYVLATSEASTNLARYVGMRYGRQDGDLSLKFDDCFSGVRSKYFGDEAKRRILLGTFTRMAGYSDRYYSKARQVRQVVIDDYKRVLKDHDAVLAPTMPFTAPRFDDISKMSALDSYKADYLTVPANIAGTPHMSVPCGYGSDGMPIGMQFVADHWDEDVLFSMAEAWEREFDIRRPEVAQ; encoded by the coding sequence ATGAGCATGAGATCAGTCCTGGAGAGCCTCGAGTCCGTGAACTCGAAGTACGGGATGTTCCACGACAGGACCCACGAGACCGACCCCGGGGACGCGAAGTTCCTGTTCTCCGCCAAGGACAACCTGACGTCCAAGGACATGGAGACATGCGCGGGATCCAGAATCCTGGAGGGGTACCGCCCCGCGTTCGACGCCACCGCCATCGCCAGGATGAGGGAGGCGGGCGGCATGCTCATCGGAAAGACCAACATGGACGAGTTCGGGTTCGGTACGTTCTCGACCAACTCCGGATTCGAGATCCCCAGGAACCCCTACGACCTGGAGAGGGCCTGCGGGGGCTCCTCCGGCGGATCCGCCTGTGCCGCGGCGGTCTTCGAGGACCACGTGTCGCTGGGAGTGTCCACCGGCGGATCGATCTGCTGCCCCGCCAGCTTCTGCGGGGTCTACGGCATCGCGCCCACGTACGGACGCGTGTCCAGATACGGACTCATCGACTACGGCAACTCCCTGGACAAGATCGGAGTGCTCTCCGCGAAGGCCGGGGACCTCAGGAAGTACATCGGCGTCATCGCCGGCAGGGACGAGAAGGACCCCACCTCCTGCGTCCAGCCGGAACTCGTCAACGCGGGCAGGAAGATGAAGTCGGTCGCCGTCCCGAAGGAGGGCATCGAGGGCCTCTCCAAGGATGTGGAGTCCGCCTTCAACAAGGCCCTGGACGAGCTCAGGCGCATGGGGATCGATGTCGAGACGGTCGACATGCCCTCCCTGAGGTACGCCATGCCCGCATACTACGTCCTGGCCACGTCCGAGGCGTCCACCAACCTCGCAAGGTACGTCGGCATGAGGTACGGCAGGCAGGACGGAGACCTGTCCCTGAAGTTCGACGACTGCTTCTCCGGCGTGCGTTCCAAATACTTCGGCGACGAGGCGAAGAGGAGGATCCTCTTAGGTACGTTCACCAGGATGGCCGGGTACAGCGACAGGTACTACTCCAAGGCCAGGCAGGTCAGGCAGGTCGTCATAGACGACTACAAGAGGGTTCTGAAGGACCACGACGCGGTCCTCGCGCCCACCATGCCGTTCACAGCCCCCAGGTTCGACGACATCTCGAAGATGTCCGCACTCGACAGCTACAAGGCGGACTATCTGACGGTCCCCGCCAACATAGCGGGAACCCCCCACATGTCGGTCCCCTGCGGATACGGATCCGACGGCATGCCCATAGGCATGCAGTTCGTCGCCGACCACTGGGACGAGGACGTCCTCTTCTCCATGGCCGAGGCCTGGGAGAGGGAGTTCGATATCAGGAGACCGGAGGTGGCCCAATGA
- a CDS encoding Asp-tRNA(Asn)/Glu-tRNA(Gln) amidotransferase GatCAB subunit C, with protein sequence MDRETVERVARTAHIRLTEEEIERYSADLGEILGYFELLDEAPESDKRGINPIEVADVLRDDEPRMDIDADVLLRDMDTYERYVRGPRLS encoded by the coding sequence ATGGACAGAGAAACCGTTGAGAGGGTCGCCCGTACGGCCCACATCAGACTCACAGAGGAGGAGATCGAGAGGTACAGCGCGGACCTCGGCGAGATCCTCGGATACTTCGAGCTTCTGGACGAGGCTCCGGAATCGGACAAGCGCGGCATCAACCCCATCGAGGTGGCGGACGTCCTCAGGGACGACGAGCCCCGCATGGACATCGACGCGGACGTCCTGCTCAGAGACATGGACACCTACGAGAGATACGTAAGGGGGCCGAGGCTGTCATGA
- a CDS encoding DUF541 domain-containing protein, with translation MDRTINVAGRSMYKAPADLTRVTLDIEGTNRTYEGAIRACADNGREIKDRLESIGLRRESLKTVSQTVKPHYKEISYRDVDGDKTYKRVKDGFEFSNVLRFEFPNDNEILAKAMGSMMAATCQPDVRISFLNSDPVRCREAAIADAAKDARRKAEILAEAMGCRLGPLMDVSYGTQMSRDRYENDGFALCCASATEDLDLDIDPEDVTFNETVDAVWGIVD, from the coding sequence ATGGATAGAACGATCAACGTCGCCGGAAGGTCAATGTACAAAGCACCTGCCGATCTGACACGTGTGACCTTGGACATCGAAGGCACCAACAGGACCTACGAAGGCGCGATAAGGGCATGTGCCGACAACGGTCGCGAGATCAAGGACAGGCTGGAATCCATCGGTCTGAGACGGGAGTCTCTTAAGACGGTATCGCAGACCGTGAAACCGCATTACAAGGAGATTTCCTACAGAGACGTCGACGGTGACAAGACATACAAAAGGGTCAAGGACGGTTTCGAGTTCAGCAACGTGCTGAGGTTCGAGTTCCCAAACGATAACGAGATCCTAGCAAAGGCGATGGGGTCGATGATGGCTGCGACATGCCAACCGGACGTACGCATTTCGTTCCTCAACAGCGATCCCGTGCGCTGCAGGGAAGCGGCGATAGCCGATGCCGCCAAGGATGCCAGACGCAAAGCGGAGATCCTCGCGGAGGCGATGGGATGCAGGTTGGGACCTCTGATGGACGTGTCATATGGCACCCAGATGAGCCGTGACCGCTACGAGAACGACGGTTTCGCCCTGTGCTGCGCCTCTGCCACAGAGGACCTGGACCTCGATATCGACCCGGAGGACGTCACGTTCAACGAGACCGTCGATGCTGTATGGGGGATAGTGGACTGA
- a CDS encoding ACT domain protein translates to MKIWEFAKVNGSSIKVDSWMSDTMGLVDGGYVYSTIFKHPAEGPKDYEIILSVFPQENYRTLTHITMYLDDVPGSSAQAANFLASKEINILNSASLNGISDTVIVWKLMADMNFAGEVDILRDEFEALKAKNDPSVSKIKRIDFKPAEIGRLFKGNMSGGKEELRRGYPSSIKNGCFDVADQYGDILPDIDGKNVLITMDADSWILSITFFKEQTRLVKVGMEIPDCPGSITQALTVIADWNVNLISVFSKVKICYETMYLELVMDICKSNKSFREICDTLPAAMDELNGIFLVKELTELS, encoded by the coding sequence ATGAAGATTTGGGAGTTTGCGAAAGTCAACGGTTCTTCGATCAAAGTGGACAGCTGGATGTCCGACACGATGGGTCTCGTCGACGGGGGCTACGTGTACAGCACCATCTTCAAGCATCCCGCGGAGGGTCCCAAGGACTACGAGATAATCCTGTCCGTCTTCCCGCAGGAGAACTACCGCACGCTCACCCACATCACGATGTACCTGGATGACGTCCCCGGATCCAGCGCTCAGGCGGCCAACTTCCTGGCGTCCAAGGAGATCAACATCCTGAACTCCGCGTCCCTGAACGGCATCTCGGACACAGTCATCGTGTGGAAGCTCATGGCCGACATGAACTTCGCCGGAGAGGTCGACATCCTCAGGGACGAGTTCGAGGCCCTCAAGGCGAAGAACGACCCCAGTGTCTCCAAGATCAAGAGGATCGACTTCAAACCTGCAGAGATCGGAAGGTTATTCAAGGGCAACATGTCCGGCGGGAAGGAGGAGCTCCGCCGCGGATACCCCTCGAGCATCAAGAACGGATGCTTCGACGTCGCCGACCAGTACGGTGACATCCTCCCGGACATCGACGGGAAGAACGTCCTCATCACCATGGACGCGGACTCCTGGATCCTGTCCATCACATTCTTCAAGGAGCAGACCCGCCTGGTCAAGGTGGGCATGGAGATCCCGGACTGCCCAGGCAGCATCACCCAGGCCCTCACGGTGATCGCAGACTGGAACGTCAACCTGATCTCCGTCTTCAGCAAGGTGAAGATCTGCTACGAGACCATGTATCTCGAGCTCGTCATGGACATATGCAAGAGCAACAAGTCCTTCCGCGAGATATGCGACACACTCCCCGCGGCGATGGACGAGCTGAACGGCATCTTCCTCGTCAAGGAGCTCACAGAGCTGAGCTGA